One Mycobacteroides abscessus ATCC 19977 genomic window carries:
- a CDS encoding acyltransferase family protein: MLGRVFDPRNNALNAWRLVLATSVILWHTWPLTGHEIPPRPITQLLSQVGVDGFFAVSGFLITSSWMRNPQPRSYFTSRALRILPGLWVCVFITAFVIAPLGVLIQRGSVSELMKSGAPAAYVLNNGLMNVLFYPGIAGTPKNIPWPGVWNGSLWTLAFETGCYIVVALLGISSLLKHRWTIPTAFVLTLTATAVFGFPAFAMSTIPQMIARFAVMFAAGALIYQYQDKIPAKWSLVALSLGLLLLSGLLPNYRVLGAIPLAYLVIASGALLKRLNLRNDLSYGVYIYAFPIQQLLVIMGLATLRVFPFFIVATLVTLPLAAMSWFVVEKRALALKKRLRVKAGAG; the protein is encoded by the coding sequence GTGCTGGGACGGGTATTTGATCCGCGTAACAACGCACTTAACGCATGGCGGCTCGTCCTGGCTACCTCGGTGATTCTCTGGCACACCTGGCCCCTGACCGGCCACGAGATTCCGCCGAGGCCTATCACTCAATTGCTTTCGCAGGTTGGGGTGGACGGATTCTTCGCCGTATCGGGGTTCCTGATCACTTCGAGTTGGATGCGAAACCCGCAGCCGCGCAGTTACTTCACATCAAGGGCCTTGAGGATCCTCCCGGGATTGTGGGTATGTGTATTCATCACCGCGTTCGTCATCGCTCCACTCGGCGTATTGATTCAACGCGGCTCCGTCAGCGAACTGATGAAGTCCGGGGCGCCCGCCGCGTACGTGTTGAACAACGGGCTGATGAATGTGCTGTTCTATCCCGGCATCGCCGGCACCCCGAAAAACATTCCATGGCCCGGAGTATGGAACGGCTCGTTGTGGACGCTGGCGTTCGAGACGGGCTGCTACATCGTCGTCGCGCTGCTCGGGATTTCGAGTCTACTAAAGCACCGGTGGACCATCCCCACCGCATTTGTGTTAACCCTCACCGCTACAGCAGTTTTCGGCTTCCCGGCTTTCGCAATGTCCACCATTCCCCAGATGATTGCCCGATTCGCAGTCATGTTCGCGGCCGGGGCGTTGATCTATCAATACCAGGACAAGATCCCCGCCAAATGGTCGCTGGTCGCCCTGTCGCTGGGACTGCTATTGCTATCCGGGCTACTGCCCAACTACCGCGTTCTGGGAGCAATCCCCTTGGCATATCTGGTGATTGCCTCCGGCGCGCTATTGAAACGCCTGAACCTGCGCAATGACCTGTCCTACGGGGTGTACATCTACGCCTTTCCCATCCAACAGCTACTCGTCATCATGGGACTCGCAACATTGCGGGTGTTCCCGTTCTTCATCGTGGCGACCCTGGTGACACTGCCCCTGGCAGCAATGAGCTGGTTCGTTGTCGAGAAACGCGCGTTGGCACTCAAGAAACGGCTGCGCGTCAAAGCGGGTGCGGGGTGA
- a CDS encoding DUF1036 domain-containing protein, whose product MPWLAFHSNYSLPVSVAVMQVDSDACGGEYGGWATHGWWNLNPGESKTAIWTKYDAAYYYAKASNGAWWGDVNGPRVYVNPYYRFDSCLLIGTSTWDVVKMRRVGVGSFLFNTHTVNLNP is encoded by the coding sequence ATGCCTTGGTTAGCGTTTCATAGCAACTACAGCCTGCCGGTCTCCGTCGCAGTCATGCAGGTGGACTCGGATGCTTGCGGTGGCGAGTACGGCGGTTGGGCCACGCACGGCTGGTGGAATCTGAATCCGGGCGAGTCGAAGACTGCCATATGGACGAAGTACGACGCCGCGTATTACTACGCCAAAGCCAGCAATGGCGCATGGTGGGGCGACGTGAACGGCCCTCGCGTATATGTCAATCCCTACTACCGATTCGATTCATGTCTGCTCATCGGCACGTCGACATGGGATGTCGTCAAGATGAGACGTGTGGGTGTGGGCTCGTTCCTGTTCAATACACATACGGTGAACTTGAATCCCTGA
- a CDS encoding WhiB family transcriptional regulator, whose translation MEDARIAGTTALVQDLAWQLRGACRNANHDLFYANDDERPIERRLREQHARDVCRSCAVATRCLAYALEIEEPHGMWGGMSEAERHRIRLRVTARSSIGQ comes from the coding sequence GTGGAGGATGCTCGGATAGCCGGGACCACGGCTCTCGTTCAAGATCTCGCATGGCAGCTACGCGGCGCATGCCGCAACGCCAACCATGATCTGTTCTACGCTAACGACGACGAAAGGCCTATCGAGCGAAGGCTCCGGGAACAGCACGCCAGAGACGTGTGCCGAAGCTGCGCGGTAGCAACGCGCTGCCTTGCCTACGCGCTGGAGATCGAAGAACCACATGGGATGTGGGGTGGCATGTCGGAGGCCGAACGCCACCGGATTCGCCTGCGCGTCACCGCTCGAAGCTCAATAGGCCAGTAA
- a CDS encoding alpha/beta hydrolase family protein, whose translation MPQHRRLTYGDHPSQYVDILEPDEPAAALVHVIHGGFWREALSAELTAPIARDLCTDGFLVANIEYRRVGGGGGWPETFEDVKAAIAAVRQAEPDLVRSLAVGHSAGGHLSLLALAAGLADFAVALAPVSDVDRALRENLGGGAAAEFLGVAGSSPREVRTASPIGNLGHRRQHVLIHGLRDVNVPVEHSQHYVSAARASGTPVDYFEFANLDHFDLIDPSSSAWRVAKQWIRYQLI comes from the coding sequence ATGCCACAGCACAGACGACTGACCTATGGGGATCACCCGAGCCAATACGTCGACATTCTCGAGCCGGATGAGCCGGCGGCGGCCCTTGTCCATGTCATCCATGGTGGCTTCTGGCGTGAAGCCCTGAGTGCTGAACTCACCGCACCAATAGCCCGTGACCTGTGCACCGACGGCTTTCTGGTTGCGAACATCGAGTACCGCAGGGTCGGTGGTGGAGGCGGATGGCCCGAAACGTTCGAAGATGTGAAGGCGGCGATAGCAGCTGTCCGGCAGGCCGAGCCAGACCTTGTTCGCTCACTTGCGGTTGGACACTCCGCCGGTGGCCATCTGTCACTTCTGGCCCTCGCGGCGGGATTGGCCGACTTCGCTGTCGCCTTAGCCCCGGTCAGTGACGTCGACAGAGCATTGCGGGAGAACCTCGGCGGTGGGGCCGCGGCAGAATTCCTTGGAGTCGCGGGGTCTTCACCACGTGAGGTTCGGACGGCATCGCCGATCGGCAATCTCGGGCACCGGCGGCAGCATGTCCTCATACATGGCTTGCGTGATGTCAATGTCCCGGTCGAGCACTCCCAGCATTACGTGTCCGCCGCTAGAGCATCAGGTACCCCTGTCGACTACTTCGAGTTCGCCAATCTGGATCATTTCGATCTGATCGACCCGTCCTCGTCCGCATGGCGTGTGGCCAAGCAGTGGATTCGGTATCAGCTCATATAA